From one Anoplolepis gracilipes chromosome 8, ASM4749672v1, whole genome shotgun sequence genomic stretch:
- the Ube2g1 gene encoding ubiquitin-conjugating enzyme E2 G1, with amino-acid sequence MSEPQSALLLRKQLAELNKNPVEGFSAGLIDDNDIYRWEVLIIGPPDTLYEGGFFKAHLQFPKEYPLRPPRMKFITEIWHPNIDKNGDVCISILHEPGDDKWGYEKASERWLPVHTVETILISVISMLADPNDESPANVDAAKEWRESYTEFKRKVARCVRKSQEECL; translated from the exons ATGTCAGAGCCACAGTCCGCGCTGCTGTTACGAAAACAATTAGCAG aattaaataaaaacccAGTAGAAGGGTTTTCTGCAGGCCTCATAGACGACAATGACATATATCGGTGGGAAGTACTCATTATTGGACCTCCGGATACATTATACGAAGGTGGTTTTTTCAAGGCACACTTACAGTTTCCAAAAGAATATCCACTTAGGCCACCaagaatgaaatttataaccGAAATATGGCatccaaatattgataaaaatggaGACGTGTGTATATCGATATTGCACGAACCCGGTGATGACAAATGGGGATACGAGAAAGCATCCGAGCGGTGGTTACCGGTTCACACAGTCGAAACTATTCTGATAAGTGTTATTAGCATGCTCGCAGATCCTAATGATGAAAGCCCCGCCAATGTGGATGCCGCC AAAGAGTGGAGGGAAAGTTATACGGAATTTAAAAGAAAGGTGGCGAGGTGTGTGAGAAAAAGCCAAGAAGAGTGTTTGTAG